A genomic window from Pontibacillus halophilus JSM 076056 = DSM 19796 includes:
- the modB gene encoding molybdate ABC transporter permease subunit, with the protein MDLFPVWLSLRVATISTIIVFIVGTVLGRLFARGTFVGKTVIRSIFMLPLVLPPTVIGFGLLYLFGREGFIGSLLNEWFGIQIVFTWYAAVLASSVVAFPLMFQSAVTAFQQYDANLERAAYTMGAGKWKVFWTVSFPLAWPGLLAGVILTFARALGEFGATLMIASYTKGLTNTLPLEIFFSVESGNQSQAELFVVMMVVLGFGTVFFLNKWNGSPYNN; encoded by the coding sequence ATGGATCTCTTTCCTGTGTGGTTGTCTTTAAGGGTAGCCACTATTTCAACGATCATTGTGTTTATCGTCGGTACTGTTCTTGGAAGGCTATTCGCACGTGGAACCTTTGTTGGGAAGACGGTGATTCGTTCCATCTTTATGCTTCCTCTAGTCCTTCCTCCTACGGTCATTGGATTTGGCTTGCTCTATCTATTCGGTCGAGAAGGCTTCATTGGGTCTTTGTTGAACGAGTGGTTTGGTATTCAAATTGTCTTTACGTGGTATGCGGCTGTGCTTGCTAGTAGTGTTGTAGCATTTCCTCTTATGTTCCAAAGTGCGGTCACCGCCTTTCAACAGTATGATGCCAATCTTGAGCGAGCGGCGTACACGATGGGGGCAGGCAAATGGAAAGTGTTTTGGACAGTTTCTTTCCCTTTAGCCTGGCCAGGACTACTAGCTGGAGTCATCTTAACTTTCGCCCGTGCACTTGGTGAATTTGGAGCGACCTTAATGATCGCGAGCTACACGAAGGGTCTTACAAATACGCTCCCATTAGAGATTTTCTTCTCCGTCGAATCGGGAAATCAAAGCCAGGCGGAACTCTTTGTTGTAATGATGGTTGTACTTGGGTTCGGTACTGTCTTCTTCTTAAATAAATGGAATGGGTCTCCCTATAATAATTAG
- the modA gene encoding molybdate ABC transporter substrate-binding protein, whose amino-acid sequence MYKTISFLLIFLLVGCQTEEEERTLRISVASSLTNVMEEVEQAYEQEHPSIDLLINYGSSGTLAHQIDRGAPADVFLPASTEWMEFVMEKGLIDESTYHELAYNELVVASKEGESYNFQDLLDKKVDSFAMGEPESVPAGTYAKEALGEQWETVQDKAVFAKNVRQVASYIKTGNVDAGFVYRSDVMTLEGLTSLSVVPKERYSQIVYPGAVVALSERSEEAEAFLAYLRSKESQEIFHAHGFKEGG is encoded by the coding sequence TTGTATAAAACAATTTCATTCCTCCTCATCTTCCTGTTAGTTGGATGTCAGACTGAAGAGGAAGAACGAACGCTTCGGATATCTGTCGCATCCAGTTTGACGAATGTCATGGAAGAAGTGGAACAAGCATACGAACAAGAACATCCATCAATCGATTTGTTGATAAATTATGGCTCTTCCGGAACGTTAGCTCATCAAATTGATAGAGGAGCACCAGCGGATGTCTTTCTCCCTGCGAGCACTGAATGGATGGAATTTGTAATGGAGAAAGGTCTTATTGACGAAAGTACTTATCATGAGCTTGCTTATAATGAACTTGTAGTGGCTTCTAAAGAAGGGGAATCGTACAACTTTCAAGATTTGTTGGATAAGAAAGTAGATTCTTTCGCAATGGGGGAGCCAGAGAGTGTTCCAGCAGGTACGTACGCGAAAGAAGCATTGGGTGAGCAATGGGAAACGGTACAAGATAAAGCGGTCTTTGCTAAAAACGTTAGACAGGTTGCTTCATACATAAAGACAGGAAACGTGGATGCTGGGTTTGTCTATAGAAGCGATGTGATGACACTTGAGGGGTTAACTTCCTTGAGTGTCGTTCCGAAAGAGCGATATAGTCAAATTGTTTATCCCGGAGCAGTCGTAGCTTTAAGTGAGCGTTCTGAAGAAGCAGAAGCGTTTCTCGCCTATTTACGTAGTAAGGAATCACAGGAGATCTTCCATGCCCACGGCTTCAAGGAAGGAGGGTGA